The following coding sequences lie in one Nitrospira sp. genomic window:
- a CDS encoding glycosyltransferase family 4 protein, whose product MNILIAESSMAVGGQELAVLLHAERLVKRGHRILLVLEPHSPIMVMARERGLPVEPFVMRQWRLPLSILAFRRLLTRERPDIVHVNSSRDSWIAALATRLLHPRPKVIRTRHISAPLNKNATTHLLYRRLFDMVIVTGGERNRQDLIHRDGLLPERVAAFPIGLDVEQFSPAQPRHDLRAELGIPSEHLLVGMISYLRDYKGHRYLVEAVPRVLAQHQAVTFLIVGEGPEEGNIRVQIERLGLTASVRMLGFRDDLLDVFRSLNLFVIPTVEGDTIPQVLMQALAVGLPVVSTTTGSIPDVIKDGESGVLVPPRDVAALAKGIVRLLQDQALREHMGNRGRQTVVQTYSIDRMVDELERVYRRVSGRQGLAS is encoded by the coding sequence GTGAACATTCTCATCGCAGAATCCAGCATGGCGGTCGGCGGACAGGAGTTGGCCGTGTTGCTGCATGCCGAACGATTGGTGAAGCGCGGGCATCGTATCCTGCTGGTGCTGGAACCGCATAGCCCCATCATGGTGATGGCCAGGGAACGCGGATTGCCGGTCGAGCCGTTCGTCATGCGGCAATGGCGCCTGCCGCTGTCGATCCTGGCATTCCGGCGGTTGCTGACGCGGGAGCGTCCCGATATTGTCCACGTCAACAGCTCGCGCGACAGTTGGATCGCGGCTCTTGCGACCAGACTGCTTCATCCGCGCCCCAAGGTCATTCGCACGCGGCATATTTCCGCGCCGCTGAACAAGAATGCCACTACACACCTGCTCTATCGGCGTCTCTTTGACATGGTCATCGTGACCGGCGGGGAGCGAAACCGTCAGGATCTCATTCATCGGGATGGTCTGTTGCCTGAGCGGGTCGCTGCCTTTCCCATCGGGCTCGACGTTGAACAGTTTTCGCCGGCGCAGCCCCGGCACGATCTCCGGGCCGAGCTCGGGATTCCGTCCGAGCATTTGTTGGTCGGCATGATTTCTTACCTGCGCGATTATAAGGGCCATCGTTATCTGGTGGAGGCCGTGCCCCGGGTGTTGGCGCAACACCAAGCGGTGACGTTTCTCATCGTCGGGGAAGGGCCGGAGGAAGGGAATATTCGGGTGCAGATCGAACGGTTGGGCCTCACGGCGTCGGTGCGGATGTTGGGCTTTCGCGATGACCTTCTGGATGTGTTCCGCTCGTTGAACCTGTTCGTCATTCCCACGGTGGAGGGCGATACCATTCCCCAGGTGTTGATGCAGGCATTGGCCGTCGGTTTGCCGGTCGTCTCCACGACCACCGGATCCATTCCCGATGTGATCAAGGACGGGGAGTCTGGTGTGCTCGTTCCACCCCGTGATGTCGCCGCCTTGGCCAAGGGAATCGTGCGGCTTCTCCAGGACCAGGCACTTCGCGAGCACATGGGAAATCGCGGCCGCCAGACGGTCGTGCAGACCTATTCCATCGACCGGATGGTGGATGAATTGGAGCGCGTCTATCGGCGGGTGAGCGGGCGGCAGGGGCTTGCATCATGA
- the waaF gene encoding lipopolysaccharide heptosyltransferase II — protein MRKEEIRRIVVRGPNWLGDAVMCEPALAQVRTLFPQAEITLLVKPAIADVLAHHPAVTRTLVYDDRGRHAGLIGKWTLAGVLRRHRFNLAILFQNAFEAALISFLAGIPRRFGYATDGRSLLLSDPVLVPPRSAQRHQVEYYWDLLKPLGGQGQAPAPRLFVTAEETALIARRLADAGIGASDLVIGVNPGSTYGHAKRWLPERYAEVVNRVVKDVQGQTGGRVGVAIVGAKGEEPLGKAIADQIKTRTVVCSGQTTVRELMALVKRCQLFLTNDTGPMHVAAAFNVPLVAVFGPTDWQTTSPFGVEAQLVRQPVSCAPCLLRECPIDHRCMTGVTVDQVHAAATRHLPLAGPPLAEPGLTPVRAPVPMSLAGVTVFLDRDGTLNIDTGYLKSPDDLTVLPGVGAALARLKQAGARLIVVTNQSGLGRGYFTSKDLEAIHHKLRLVLAEDGVTLDGVYFCPHHPDDRCNCRKPARGMIDRALAELHVDLSRAYVVGDSARDVELARQVGAQGILVMTGPSGAEALADLTARDLPPDHVAEDLTRAVDWIVTHATRMPAANVSP, from the coding sequence ATGCGTAAGGAAGAGATCCGCCGTATCGTCGTTCGCGGGCCCAACTGGTTGGGCGATGCCGTGATGTGCGAGCCGGCGCTGGCGCAGGTGCGCACATTGTTCCCGCAGGCCGAGATCACCTTGCTGGTCAAGCCGGCGATCGCGGATGTGCTGGCGCACCATCCGGCGGTGACGCGTACGCTGGTGTATGACGACCGGGGGCGCCATGCTGGATTGATCGGTAAATGGACCCTGGCCGGTGTGTTGCGCCGGCATCGGTTCAATCTCGCCATTCTCTTTCAGAATGCATTTGAGGCGGCGCTGATCAGTTTTCTGGCTGGCATTCCGCGGCGGTTCGGGTACGCGACGGACGGGCGGAGTCTCCTGCTATCCGATCCTGTTCTCGTGCCGCCGCGGAGTGCGCAACGGCATCAGGTCGAGTACTATTGGGATTTGCTCAAACCGCTGGGAGGGCAAGGCCAGGCACCTGCTCCGCGATTATTTGTCACGGCGGAAGAAACCGCCTTGATCGCTCGCCGTCTCGCCGATGCCGGCATTGGCGCGTCGGACCTGGTCATCGGGGTCAATCCCGGTTCGACCTACGGCCATGCCAAGCGGTGGCTCCCGGAGCGGTATGCCGAGGTGGTCAATCGAGTGGTCAAGGACGTGCAAGGTCAAACGGGGGGACGCGTTGGGGTGGCGATTGTCGGAGCCAAGGGCGAGGAACCGTTGGGCAAAGCCATCGCCGACCAGATCAAGACTCGTACGGTGGTCTGTTCGGGACAGACCACGGTGCGGGAATTGATGGCATTGGTGAAACGCTGCCAGTTGTTCCTGACCAACGATACGGGGCCCATGCATGTCGCGGCCGCCTTCAACGTGCCGTTGGTGGCCGTCTTCGGGCCGACCGATTGGCAGACGACCTCGCCGTTCGGCGTCGAGGCCCAGTTGGTCCGGCAACCGGTGTCCTGTGCACCCTGTCTGTTGAGAGAATGCCCCATCGATCATCGGTGCATGACCGGGGTGACGGTGGACCAGGTGCATGCTGCGGCAACCCGTCACCTGCCGCTTGCCGGACCACCACTTGCCGAGCCTGGGCTGACGCCGGTCCGCGCTCCGGTACCCATGTCCTTGGCGGGGGTCACCGTATTTCTGGATCGCGACGGGACCTTGAACATCGATACCGGATACCTCAAGTCGCCTGACGACCTCACCGTATTGCCAGGAGTCGGCGCTGCCTTGGCCAGGCTCAAACAAGCCGGGGCACGGCTGATTGTGGTGACCAATCAATCCGGGTTGGGGCGCGGGTACTTTACCTCCAAAGATCTGGAGGCGATTCATCATAAGTTACGGCTGGTGCTGGCGGAGGACGGCGTGACGCTCGACGGCGTGTATTTCTGTCCGCATCATCCGGACGACCGATGCAACTGTCGCAAACCGGCGCGGGGTATGATCGACCGCGCGTTGGCCGAGCTGCACGTCGATCTGAGCCGCGCCTATGTCGTGGGGGACAGCGCTCGTGATGTCGAACTCGCCAGGCAGGTGGGCGCACAGGGCATCCTCGTGATGACTGGCCCATCTGGGGCCGAGGCGTTGGCTGACCTCACGGCACGAGACCTGCCCCCGGATCATGTGGCCGAGGACCTCACGCGGGCCGTGGACTGGATCGTCACCCATGCGACGCGTATGCCGGCTGCCAACGTGTCGCCATGA
- the lpxK gene encoding tetraacyldisaccharide 4'-kinase: protein MMSAGIQSWFRWAGYPYELVSRVRVSCYERGWCQTRWLPRPVISVGNLTVGGTGKTPVVMYIVDRLASQGKRVAVLSRGYRRRSRAAQLLVSDGQRVLVGPEEAGDEPHLIARRCPQAVVAVGADRFALGQWVLSRLPVDCFVLDDGFQHVQLHRDVNVLLVDATDLDGLRAGLPAGRLREPLSAAARASVVLITRAQQPSDAELAWRLVQAACPALPPPVCVAFPAEEFRRIGTDERGALSAFRGRTAMLFSGIGNAASFRSLVAGVGVTVIDHLAFPDHVHYTHAMVETIRARAKAAGAAMLVTTEKDADKVAPFLTAADACWAVRLTTEIVSGQEQLETLLTLDRRSKSAGHA from the coding sequence ATGATGTCGGCTGGCATACAGTCCTGGTTTCGATGGGCCGGGTATCCCTATGAGCTGGTCTCCAGGGTTCGCGTGTCGTGTTATGAACGGGGCTGGTGTCAGACGCGATGGTTGCCCCGCCCTGTCATTAGTGTCGGCAATCTTACGGTGGGCGGGACGGGAAAAACTCCGGTTGTGATGTACATCGTCGACCGATTGGCGAGCCAGGGCAAACGCGTGGCCGTGTTGAGCCGCGGGTATCGTCGTCGAAGCAGGGCTGCACAACTCCTTGTCTCCGACGGGCAGCGGGTCCTGGTTGGCCCGGAAGAAGCGGGAGACGAGCCCCATTTGATCGCTCGACGCTGTCCGCAGGCGGTGGTGGCAGTGGGGGCCGATCGCTTTGCGCTGGGCCAGTGGGTGTTGAGCCGGTTGCCGGTCGATTGTTTCGTGCTGGACGATGGATTTCAGCATGTGCAGCTCCATCGCGATGTGAATGTGCTGTTGGTCGATGCGACGGATCTTGATGGACTCAGGGCAGGATTGCCGGCCGGGCGGCTGCGGGAACCACTGTCCGCAGCTGCGCGCGCCTCGGTGGTGCTGATCACCAGGGCCCAACAGCCATCGGATGCGGAACTGGCCTGGCGGCTTGTACAGGCGGCCTGTCCGGCCCTCCCACCTCCGGTCTGTGTGGCGTTTCCTGCGGAGGAATTCCGACGGATCGGGACGGATGAGCGTGGAGCACTCAGCGCATTTCGCGGCCGTACGGCGATGCTCTTCAGCGGCATCGGGAATGCGGCGTCGTTTCGCTCCCTGGTGGCGGGGGTGGGGGTGACGGTGATCGACCACCTGGCATTTCCCGATCATGTGCACTATACCCATGCCATGGTGGAGACGATTCGGGCCAGAGCGAAAGCCGCAGGGGCTGCGATGTTGGTGACGACGGAAAAGGATGCCGACAAGGTCGCGCCGTTTTTGACGGCTGCGGATGCCTGTTGGGCGGTCAGGCTCACGACCGAGATTGTGTCGGGGCAGGAGCAGTTGGAGACACTGTTGACTCTCGACAGACGGAGCAAGTCGGCAGGCCATGCGTAA
- a CDS encoding LTA synthase family protein has protein sequence MMARWAGTSTSIRKTVLFWWILFVVIQTAERLFLLGEALEQETPSALLLLKTLVVGVRGDFITATFALALALVGASGWTLLRHGWTTLHRSSQACVRTFLSAFRVNATLVGLLLFALLCVDMGYYGFNRQHMDFVFLEYIEDLFTPVTMTGSTNEQAMQQTSAELGAAGKWAWRLACFIALQVAGMAIWWWSFSTAVVPALDRWRPGSGFQANAFLAVVLVAGGAGFHHSGPYGIRIAPIGSMVYYTLAQNPVLFASEALRIALVSREGGARQANADAMPYDLAVRTTQRLLGQAETFVDSRYPLIRTITPSPDSVHLPTKPNILLLFLEGLDRRYLGQTYGDVKGTPFLDRLKDDSVYFQHFFSNGVQTSRGLFSTLCSTFPRHGAAAMKTRYAHDYLCLPSLLQRQGYHTEMVIGQHRDLNRLQTFVARNGLQQLLDEGDFPPGTERAGLGIVDGALFDLCYERIKQHQGDSQPFLLTTLTLSTHHPFITPDRHPEVRVLQQQVQDKYVAALRYTDLELERVFTRLVREGLLRNTIVVILGDHGRHEAVGHTDVERKAGHFASPLLIWMDDSLRSPATYRPRTVSAVASQVDVAPTVLALTGGLPAVGSFAGHDVSCLLVRDCVPDQVAYLTSVYDNLVGFASADGLLLYSLSTETYQEATLQFESMPDDQGNRRRLSAVRGPELLALHEVANVALDSNRLWSWRDFGSRL, from the coding sequence ATGATGGCACGATGGGCCGGCACCTCAACGTCGATTCGCAAGACCGTTTTGTTCTGGTGGATTCTCTTTGTGGTCATTCAGACGGCGGAGCGGCTGTTTCTTCTTGGGGAGGCGTTGGAACAGGAAACTCCGTCTGCGCTGCTCCTCCTCAAAACGCTGGTGGTCGGGGTGCGGGGAGATTTCATCACGGCGACCTTCGCCCTCGCGTTGGCCCTAGTTGGAGCGAGTGGTTGGACACTCCTCAGGCATGGATGGACTACCCTGCATCGTTCATCGCAGGCCTGCGTGCGCACCTTTTTATCTGCGTTTCGTGTGAATGCGACCCTTGTCGGGTTGTTGTTGTTCGCGCTCCTCTGTGTCGACATGGGTTACTACGGATTCAATCGCCAGCACATGGATTTCGTCTTTCTCGAATACATCGAGGATCTGTTCACGCCGGTCACGATGACGGGCAGTACCAACGAGCAGGCTATGCAACAAACCAGTGCGGAACTGGGGGCGGCAGGCAAATGGGCCTGGCGGCTGGCCTGTTTCATTGCGCTACAGGTTGCCGGCATGGCGATCTGGTGGTGGAGCTTTTCCACTGCGGTAGTACCGGCGCTGGATCGTTGGCGGCCCGGTTCAGGATTTCAAGCCAATGCGTTCCTCGCGGTGGTGTTGGTCGCCGGTGGTGCCGGCTTTCACCATTCCGGTCCATATGGCATTCGCATCGCGCCGATCGGCAGCATGGTCTATTACACCTTGGCGCAGAATCCGGTCTTGTTTGCGAGTGAAGCGTTGCGCATTGCTCTCGTCTCTCGCGAAGGGGGTGCACGACAGGCAAACGCTGATGCTATGCCCTATGACCTCGCCGTGCGGACCACGCAGCGACTCTTGGGCCAGGCCGAGACGTTCGTCGATTCCAGGTATCCGCTGATTCGGACCATCACCCCTTCACCGGACAGCGTTCACCTTCCGACAAAACCCAATATTCTCCTGCTGTTCCTCGAAGGGCTGGATCGCCGGTATCTGGGGCAGACCTACGGCGACGTAAAGGGCACGCCATTTTTGGATCGGCTCAAGGACGACAGCGTCTATTTCCAACATTTCTTTTCCAACGGCGTGCAAACCTCCCGCGGCCTGTTTTCCACGCTCTGCAGTACCTTTCCTCGCCATGGGGCGGCCGCCATGAAGACACGGTACGCTCATGATTACCTCTGCCTTCCCTCGCTGTTGCAACGCCAGGGGTATCACACGGAAATGGTGATCGGCCAACATCGTGATCTGAACCGGCTGCAAACGTTCGTGGCTCGTAACGGACTGCAACAGTTGCTCGACGAAGGAGACTTCCCGCCCGGCACCGAACGCGCGGGGCTGGGGATCGTCGATGGGGCATTGTTTGATCTGTGCTACGAACGGATTAAACAGCATCAGGGCGACAGCCAGCCGTTTTTGCTGACCACGCTGACCCTGTCGACGCACCATCCCTTTATTACTCCGGACCGTCACCCGGAGGTGCGCGTGCTCCAGCAGCAGGTGCAGGATAAGTATGTAGCGGCCTTGCGATACACGGACCTTGAATTGGAACGGGTCTTTACCAGGCTTGTCCGCGAGGGCCTGTTGCGCAATACCATCGTGGTGATTCTCGGGGATCACGGACGGCATGAGGCGGTGGGGCATACGGATGTCGAACGGAAGGCCGGCCATTTCGCCTCCCCGTTATTGATTTGGATGGACGATTCGTTGCGTTCGCCTGCAACGTACCGGCCGCGGACGGTGTCGGCCGTTGCCAGCCAGGTGGATGTGGCGCCGACAGTGCTGGCGCTGACCGGCGGGCTTCCGGCAGTGGGGTCGTTTGCCGGCCATGATGTCAGTTGCCTGCTGGTACGGGACTGTGTCCCTGATCAGGTCGCGTATTTGACGAGCGTGTACGATAACCTGGTTGGGTTTGCCAGTGCGGACGGACTGTTGCTGTACTCGCTGTCGACGGAAACCTATCAGGAAGCCACCTTACAGTTCGAATCGATGCCGGACGACCAGGGCAACCGGCGCCGGTTGTCCGCCGTCCGTGGGCCGGAATTGCTCGCCCTGCACGAAGTGGCCAACGTGGCGCTGGACTCCAACCGGCTATGGTCGTGGCGGGATTTCGGCTCGCGCCTGTGA
- the rfaQ gene encoding putative lipopolysaccharide heptosyltransferase III, translating to MAFHNILIIKLRHIGDVLLATPVVRGLREAYPDAQLTMLVNRGTEGVLAHNPDLNDVLCLDKGSWQAQWAFVQMLRARGFDAVIDLTDGDRSAIMSVATRSAVRIGFNAEHRWRGLLYSQVAKPRPMDQHRVDYDLCALRALGLDPKPGLPTLFLSMADEQVATDWLAQAGLLSEQEGAPLVWLQPGARYSLKVWPPDRFAQLADRLVERFGCRVLLGGDQREREVAELVARKTHCGPLVVAGKFSLLQYAALVKRCALFIGNDGGAMHIAAAMGTPVVALFGPTYPQRWGPRGGLSQVIYKGLDCRACYHPTCLRGDDSCMQQISVDEVYGAASRMLEQRLAGSRH from the coding sequence ATGGCGTTCCACAATATTCTGATCATCAAATTGCGACACATCGGCGATGTCCTGCTGGCTACTCCCGTGGTGCGGGGATTGAGGGAGGCCTACCCCGATGCGCAGCTGACCATGCTGGTCAATCGAGGGACCGAAGGGGTGCTGGCGCACAACCCCGACTTGAATGACGTACTGTGTCTTGACAAGGGCTCATGGCAGGCTCAATGGGCGTTCGTTCAGATGTTGCGGGCGCGGGGATTCGATGCGGTCATCGATCTGACCGATGGAGACCGTTCTGCGATTATGAGTGTGGCAACTCGGTCTGCTGTTCGCATCGGATTCAATGCGGAGCATCGCTGGCGCGGGCTGTTATACAGTCAGGTGGCCAAGCCGCGTCCGATGGATCAACATCGGGTAGACTATGATCTGTGCGCACTCAGGGCGCTGGGGCTTGATCCCAAGCCGGGGCTCCCGACTCTGTTCCTATCCATGGCCGACGAACAGGTCGCGACAGACTGGTTGGCGCAGGCCGGGCTGTTGTCCGAGCAAGAAGGAGCGCCATTGGTGTGGTTGCAACCGGGGGCGCGATATTCGCTGAAAGTCTGGCCCCCTGACCGGTTTGCGCAACTGGCGGACCGCCTAGTTGAACGATTCGGGTGCCGGGTTCTCCTGGGAGGCGATCAGCGCGAGCGCGAAGTAGCGGAACTCGTGGCTCGGAAGACGCACTGCGGTCCTCTCGTCGTGGCGGGAAAATTTTCGTTGTTACAGTACGCGGCACTGGTCAAACGGTGCGCGTTGTTCATCGGCAACGATGGCGGCGCCATGCATATTGCGGCGGCCATGGGCACGCCGGTTGTCGCGCTGTTCGGTCCAACCTATCCGCAACGATGGGGTCCGCGCGGAGGACTATCGCAGGTGATCTATAAGGGGTTGGATTGCCGTGCCTGTTACCATCCAACCTGTTTGCGCGGCGATGATAGCTGTATGCAACAGATCAGTGTGGATGAGGTCTATGGGGCCGCAAGCCGGATGCTGGAACAACGGCTTGCCGGTTCCCGGCATTGA
- a CDS encoding glycosyltransferase family 2 protein — protein sequence MAVKHIPVSAVVIAYNDEPNMRACLESLTWVDELIVVDSHSSDGTERISREFTDRVYQHDFHGFGRLRNEALTHATHEWVFSLDTDERATPELRDEIRRLLDAGPEADAYFVPRKNFFLGRWIKHCGWFPDYRQPQLFRRSKFRYREELVHESFDVDGRLGYLTAAALQYPFRNIDHYLAKQERYSDLMARRMVEQGRAFSWHQLLSHPAFTFLKMYVGRKGCLDGVPGLILSGLYAYYTFIKYARFWEFSNQRRT from the coding sequence GTGGCTGTGAAGCATATCCCCGTCTCGGCTGTGGTCATTGCCTACAATGACGAACCCAACATGCGGGCCTGTCTGGAATCCCTCACCTGGGTAGATGAACTCATTGTGGTGGATTCGCACAGTAGCGACGGGACCGAGCGGATCAGCCGGGAGTTCACGGACCGAGTCTATCAGCATGACTTTCACGGGTTCGGTCGCTTGCGGAATGAGGCGTTGACGCACGCGACCCACGAGTGGGTTTTCAGTCTGGATACCGATGAGCGGGCCACTCCGGAATTACGCGACGAGATCCGACGGCTCTTGGATGCCGGTCCCGAGGCCGACGCCTACTTCGTGCCCAGAAAGAATTTTTTCCTCGGGCGTTGGATCAAACATTGCGGCTGGTTTCCCGACTATCGTCAACCGCAATTGTTTCGCCGGAGCAAGTTTCGCTATCGGGAAGAACTGGTCCACGAGAGTTTCGATGTGGATGGACGGCTCGGCTATCTGACCGCCGCCGCGCTCCAGTATCCGTTCCGCAACATCGACCACTACCTAGCCAAGCAGGAACGGTACTCCGACCTTATGGCGCGGCGCATGGTGGAGCAGGGACGAGCCTTCTCCTGGCATCAGTTGCTGTCGCATCCCGCATTCACGTTCCTGAAGATGTACGTCGGGCGCAAGGGCTGTCTGGACGGCGTGCCGGGCCTGATTTTGTCCGGACTCTATGCCTATTACACCTTCATCAAGTATGCGCGGTTTTGGGAATTCTCTAATCAGCGTCGCACATGA
- the waaF gene encoding lipopolysaccharide heptosyltransferase II, with protein MPGGRMTDPVRRILLIKPSSLGDIVHAMPTLAALRERFPQAEVTWLVKRQWAPLVEVIVGVDRVCAVDRGLMGWLGRVPELRAAGFDLVVDLQGLFRSGAMAGLTGCARRAGFANAREGSPFFYTQRVVVPSTPMHAVDRYLLVAEALGAARPSKPRFEFLDRPDDRQAVDSLLAQAGIDGSSPWVAMNVSARWETKRWPPQHFAEAADRLAERYGVPVVLIGGPAERPESLAVTERMHTKAVDLTGQTPVRWLPGLLRRASLLLTNDSGPMHIAAAVETPVVALFGPTDPVKTGPYGQRHVVLSYAVECRPCMRRDCTRAVALECLTAVQPEQVVQAVVRQLGLESQSGIV; from the coding sequence ATGCCTGGTGGTCGAATGACCGATCCTGTCCGCCGCATTCTCCTCATCAAACCCAGTTCGCTGGGCGACATCGTGCATGCGATGCCAACCCTGGCTGCGTTGCGCGAGCGATTTCCCCAGGCGGAGGTGACGTGGCTGGTCAAGCGGCAATGGGCGCCGCTGGTGGAGGTCATTGTCGGTGTGGATCGGGTCTGCGCGGTCGATCGCGGGCTGATGGGTTGGTTGGGCCGGGTGCCGGAATTGCGTGCTGCCGGATTCGATCTCGTCGTCGATCTGCAAGGGTTGTTCAGAAGCGGAGCCATGGCGGGATTGACCGGCTGCGCCAGGCGCGCCGGGTTTGCGAATGCCCGGGAGGGAAGTCCGTTCTTCTATACCCAGCGAGTGGTGGTGCCTTCCACACCCATGCACGCCGTCGATCGGTACTTGCTCGTGGCGGAGGCGCTCGGAGCCGCACGTCCATCCAAGCCACGGTTTGAATTTCTGGATCGGCCAGACGACCGGCAGGCGGTGGACAGCCTCCTCGCACAAGCCGGGATCGACGGCTCCTCTCCCTGGGTCGCGATGAATGTGTCTGCGCGATGGGAGACGAAGCGCTGGCCGCCGCAACACTTTGCCGAGGCGGCAGACCGGTTGGCTGAGCGCTATGGCGTGCCGGTAGTCCTGATAGGCGGGCCGGCGGAACGACCGGAATCCCTCGCGGTGACGGAGCGCATGCATACGAAAGCGGTTGATCTCACGGGACAGACCCCTGTACGCTGGCTGCCCGGTTTGTTGCGCCGGGCCAGCCTGTTGCTGACCAACGATTCCGGCCCGATGCATATTGCAGCGGCAGTGGAGACTCCGGTGGTGGCGCTCTTCGGCCCGACCGATCCGGTCAAAACGGGACCCTACGGTCAACGGCATGTCGTGTTGTCCTATGCCGTCGAGTGCAGACCCTGCATGCGCCGGGACTGCACCCGCGCCGTGGCGCTCGAATGTTTGACGGCGGTGCAACCGGAGCAGGTCGTTCAGGCGGTGGTCCGGCAGCTCGGATTGGAATCTCAGTCAGGAATCGTGTGA
- a CDS encoding glycosyltransferase family 4 protein, whose product MRIGIDAASIVGDKGGVGWHTYHLLNALLALDEEHEYVGYLRPGSLQGGRLPGWPPHPRLRWVETPRWSMAWRGWWDRLDLYHGPNFKMHTTGRFGGIVTIHDLWLARHPEYSRKLLGQAGSSRRAIATANRARKVVTVSEFSAREIESLYSIARDHVAVIHNGVSDDFSPLCTEQVKVELRERWAIPEAGFILFVGGADPRKNHARFLQAVARVRSQLGGRVVLLVGDPEHQQESYRATAQALAIENDVRCTGRLDREDLRRLYSCTDLFVFPSRYEGFGMPVLEAMACGAPTITSSTSSLPEVAGDAALLVDPDDVDGLGQAIVRALTDQALRAGLRQRGFERVRQFTWQQAAVQTSALYRALCA is encoded by the coding sequence ATGCGGATCGGGATCGACGCCGCATCCATTGTGGGCGACAAGGGCGGAGTCGGGTGGCATACGTACCATCTCCTCAACGCGTTGCTCGCGCTGGACGAAGAGCATGAGTATGTCGGCTATCTTCGGCCCGGTTCGCTGCAGGGGGGGAGGTTACCCGGCTGGCCGCCGCACCCTCGCCTGCGCTGGGTGGAGACGCCACGCTGGTCCATGGCCTGGCGAGGTTGGTGGGATCGCCTCGATCTGTATCATGGCCCGAATTTTAAGATGCACACGACGGGGCGGTTCGGGGGGATCGTCACCATTCATGATCTGTGGCTGGCCCGGCATCCGGAATATTCACGCAAACTCCTGGGTCAGGCCGGTTCTTCGCGGCGGGCGATCGCCACGGCGAACCGGGCCAGGAAGGTCGTCACGGTGTCGGAGTTTTCGGCGCGGGAAATCGAATCCTTGTACAGCATTGCGCGGGATCACGTGGCGGTCATTCACAACGGGGTCTCCGACGATTTTTCTCCCCTCTGTACGGAACAGGTGAAAGTGGAGCTACGCGAGCGCTGGGCGATTCCTGAGGCGGGATTCATTCTGTTTGTCGGCGGAGCGGACCCCCGAAAAAACCACGCGCGGTTCTTACAGGCAGTGGCCAGGGTTCGTTCGCAGCTCGGCGGTCGGGTCGTGCTGCTGGTGGGCGATCCGGAGCATCAGCAGGAAAGTTATCGGGCGACGGCGCAGGCATTGGCCATCGAGAATGATGTCCGTTGTACCGGTCGTCTTGATCGTGAAGACTTGCGGCGGTTGTATTCCTGCACCGATCTCTTCGTGTTTCCGTCCCGCTATGAAGGATTCGGAATGCCGGTGTTGGAAGCGATGGCCTGCGGCGCTCCGACCATTACGTCCTCGACTTCGTCGCTGCCGGAGGTCGCCGGTGATGCAGCCCTCCTGGTCGATCCGGACGATGTGGACGGACTTGGTCAGGCGATCGTGCGGGCACTGACGGATCAGGCGCTTCGTGCCGGCCTGCGGCAGCGTGGGTTCGAGCGAGTTCGGCAGTTTACCTGGCAACAGGCCGCGGTGCAGACGAGCGCACTGTATCGAGCACTCTGTGCGTAG
- a CDS encoding glycosyltransferase family 2 protein, producing the protein MTIAAVIITKDEEQNIADCLASVRWADELIVVDAESRDRTVELAKGYTSKVFVRPWPGYGPQKNFGIDQAAADWILVVDADERVTDGLRQEIQALLAGGTPSDIGGYEIPRRNYFYGKWIQGGGLYPDYQLRLFRKTSGRYDDVRLHENFVLQGRRERLREPFIHYSMPTVHHHIRKMMQYTTLGADEKLKRVTHVSGWTIATHHIGTILKTLFTRGGYRDGVHGLVVAMFAGLHTFVKYAKAWERLNVNRER; encoded by the coding sequence ATGACGATTGCGGCCGTGATCATTACCAAGGATGAAGAACAGAATATCGCGGACTGCCTTGCGTCAGTCCGGTGGGCTGATGAACTCATCGTGGTGGATGCCGAAAGCCGGGATCGGACCGTCGAACTGGCCAAGGGGTACACCTCGAAGGTGTTTGTGCGCCCATGGCCTGGGTACGGGCCGCAAAAAAACTTTGGGATCGATCAAGCGGCAGCCGACTGGATTCTCGTGGTCGATGCCGACGAACGGGTGACCGACGGGCTGCGGCAGGAGATCCAAGCGTTGCTGGCCGGCGGGACTCCGTCCGATATCGGCGGGTATGAGATCCCTCGTCGGAATTATTTCTACGGAAAATGGATTCAAGGCGGCGGGCTCTATCCGGATTATCAACTGCGATTGTTTCGTAAGACCTCCGGTCGGTACGACGATGTGCGGTTGCATGAAAACTTCGTACTGCAGGGGCGTCGGGAACGTCTGCGGGAACCCTTCATTCACTACAGCATGCCCACTGTGCACCACCACATCCGTAAGATGATGCAGTACACAACGCTGGGCGCGGATGAGAAGCTGAAGCGGGTCACGCACGTCAGCGGGTGGACCATCGCCACGCATCACATCGGCACCATTCTGAAAACCTTGTTCACGCGCGGCGGGTATCGTGATGGAGTGCACGGGCTGGTTGTGGCGATGTTCGCCGGCCTCCATACGTTCGTCAAGTATGCCAAAGCCTGGGAGCGGCTCAACGTGAACCGTGAACGATGA